One Helianthus annuus cultivar XRQ/B chromosome 7, HanXRQr2.0-SUNRISE, whole genome shotgun sequence genomic region harbors:
- the LOC110881110 gene encoding uncharacterized protein LOC110881110 encodes MPLDVVADDDVDLFEEDDLEGKAHIAAGDLLLLADAPAEEAPVHSPVPDSFESVASAPSHAQGVHHHSHDTDPDMASSVAPAPAPSFAFDHNIDDDSDLVFPPGFDPDHDIEIVHLDQPVEDSVAPVDLVFADPADLEMEFIDPEPAVAPEPGDHVVADAHVDVPFLLGDPVIAPLPDPVPVQPDLAPFATHVDPRYAHTRNGWIDDDDDYPPFVVPVTPASAPASVPIDAPLFPTHVTDAHRADLPVTFLQDIPPPHPGDGSSRQPFGHTPFMLGGDQFVPPISHHTFVPPVAPFAVPSFTPSSEPFLWTSPPII; translated from the exons ATGCCCCTCGACGTAGtcgctgacgacgacgtcgacttgtttgaGGAGGATGACCTTGAGGGCAAGGCCCACATTGCTGCTGGTGATCTCCTACTTCTTGCTGATGCTCCTGCTGAGGAGGCACCCGTTCattcaccagtcccagactcctttgagtctgtggcatctgcaccttCACACGCGCAGGGAGTGCATCACCATTCGCATGACACAGACCCTGATATGGCATCATCCGTTGCACCTGCACCTGCCCCTAGTTTTGCGTTCGATCATAATATTGATGATGATTCCGATCTTGTTTTCCCACCCGGCTTTGATCCCGATCATGACATTGAGATTGTACACTTAGATCAGCCCGTGGAGGATTCTGTAGCCCCTGTTGATCTTGTGTTTGCTGATCCAGCCGATTTGGAGATGGAGTTTATtgatccggagcctgctgtggcccctgagcca ggtgatcatgttgttgctgatgctcatgttgatgttCCATTTTTGTTAGGGGATCCTGTTATTGCCCCTCTTCCTGATCCCGTGCCTGTGCAGCCTGATCTTGCACCTTTTGCGACCCATGTTGATCCTCGATACGCGCACACCCgaaatgggtggatagacgatgatgatgactacCCGCCTTTCGTGGTACCTGTTACTCCTGCTTCAGCACCTGCTTCAGTTCCCATTGATGCACCCTTGTTTCCCACACACGTCACTGATGCGCATCGCGCAGACCTTCCTGTCACATTTCTCCAGGACATCCCTCCGCCACATCCTGGAGATGGTTCATCCCGTCAGCCTTTTGGCCATACAcctttcatgttaggaggagatcagtttgtaccTCCGATTTCTCATCATACTTTTGTTCCCCCTGTTGCACCGTTTGCTGTACCATCCTTCACTCCATCTAGTGAGCCGTTCCTCTGGACTTCCCCACCGATTATCTGA